Proteins encoded in a region of the Bacillales bacterium genome:
- a CDS encoding glycosyltransferase: MEGISVITCTMRPGQIDAILNNYSRQRMHEKELIVVLNNDEIDLTEWKQRAAAYPQVSVYKLPEKTTLGHCLNFAVRKTNHAVLAKMDDDDYYAPNYLRQAMEALERTGAAIVGKMSVVTYFEGYDLLAIRKPGHEHEFLEDVDFGKTHVGGGTMVWRKNRSLGFRNFNLGEDVVFQKECMRKRFPIYSTDMKNYVSIRRTDKSSHTWQGQDEPILNECKLIGRGIDYKTYVEG; encoded by the coding sequence TTGGAAGGGATTTCTGTTATCACGTGTACGATGAGACCTGGACAAATCGACGCCATTCTCAATAATTACAGCCGGCAACGGATGCACGAGAAAGAACTGATCGTCGTGCTGAACAATGACGAAATCGATCTTACTGAATGGAAACAACGAGCGGCAGCGTATCCTCAAGTTTCCGTGTACAAACTTCCGGAAAAAACAACCTTAGGCCATTGTTTAAATTTTGCCGTCCGGAAAACAAATCATGCCGTACTCGCAAAAATGGATGACGACGACTATTATGCGCCTAACTATTTGCGTCAAGCGATGGAGGCGCTGGAAAGAACCGGAGCAGCCATTGTCGGTAAAATGTCCGTCGTCACTTATTTTGAAGGGTACGATCTTTTGGCGATCCGTAAACCGGGACATGAACACGAATTTCTCGAGGACGTCGATTTCGGAAAGACGCATGTCGGCGGCGGCACGATGGTTTGGCGGAAAAACCGCTCGCTTGGATTTCGCAACTTCAATCTCGGGGAAGATGTCGTCTTCCAAAAAGAATGCATGCGGAAAAGATTTCCTATTTATTCGACCGATATGAAAAACTATGTAAGTATTCGAAGAACCGACAAAAGTTCTCATACTTGGCAAGGCCAAGACGAGCCAATATTAAACGAATGCAAACTCATCGGGCGCGGGATCGATTACAAAACCTATGTTGAGGGGTAG
- a CDS encoding glycosyltransferase family A protein, giving the protein MEGVSVILCTMRQDQIDNVFENFARQRFGPKELIVVLNRDDMDLRQWREKARNYEGASVYKQSEKKPLGACLNFAVQRAKYSYIAKFDDDDYYGPGYLDQAVDALRTTDAPVVGKGGWTTYFEGRSLLAVYKPYNQNVYLGFVGGGTIVFEKNIFSEVKFPLVTHGEDWMFLEKCQEKFKIYSTDKNHYVSIRRQDSDSHTWNVNDEYILNECEIIGHTDDYKSFVDVD; this is encoded by the coding sequence TTGGAAGGGGTTTCTGTCATTCTTTGTACGATGAGACAAGATCAAATCGACAATGTTTTCGAAAACTTTGCCAGGCAACGATTTGGGCCGAAAGAATTAATCGTCGTCTTGAACCGTGACGATATGGACTTGAGACAATGGCGAGAGAAAGCGCGCAATTATGAAGGAGCTTCCGTTTACAAACAATCGGAAAAAAAACCGTTAGGAGCCTGTCTCAATTTTGCCGTGCAAAGAGCAAAGTACTCTTACATTGCCAAATTCGATGATGACGACTATTATGGTCCGGGTTACTTGGATCAAGCCGTTGACGCGCTGCGCACCACAGACGCTCCGGTCGTCGGAAAAGGCGGCTGGACCACTTATTTTGAAGGAAGAAGCTTGCTAGCCGTATACAAGCCGTATAATCAAAATGTCTATTTAGGATTCGTCGGCGGCGGAACAATAGTGTTTGAGAAAAACATCTTTTCCGAAGTGAAGTTTCCGCTCGTCACGCACGGGGAAGATTGGATGTTTCTTGAAAAATGCCAAGAGAAATTTAAAATTTATTCGACCGACAAAAACCATTACGTTTCAATCCGGCGGCAAGACTCAGACTCGCATACTTGGAATGTCAACGACGAATATATCCTGAACGAATGCGAAATCATCGGCCACACCGACGATTACAAGTCTTTCGTCGATGTCGATTAA
- a CDS encoding low molecular weight protein-tyrosine-phosphatase, which yields MNTVLFVCLGNICRSPMAEAIFRDLLKQEGLESEIRVDSAGIRDWHKGKAPHEGTQKVLADHGISWEGIVSRPVTPEDLNDFDWIVAMDEKNRESLKPLPGGDGKNVYLLTEFISGNDYDGVPDPFHTGKFAEAFEWIEAGCRGLLTYVKNE from the coding sequence ATGAATACCGTTTTGTTTGTCTGCCTCGGAAATATTTGCCGTTCGCCCATGGCGGAAGCGATTTTTCGTGATTTGTTGAAACAAGAAGGGCTCGAATCGGAAATCCGTGTCGACTCTGCGGGAATCAGAGACTGGCATAAGGGGAAAGCGCCGCATGAAGGGACGCAAAAAGTATTAGCGGATCACGGGATTTCATGGGAAGGAATCGTTTCAAGACCGGTAACGCCTGAAGACTTGAACGACTTCGATTGGATCGTCGCGATGGACGAGAAAAACCGTGAATCGCTGAAACCATTACCCGGCGGGGACGGAAAGAACGTCTATTTGTTGACCGAATTTATCTCGGGCAATGACTACGACGGCGTTCCTGATCCTTTTCACACCGGAAAATTCGCGGAAGCATTCGAATGGATCGAAGCCGGGTGCCGCGGCTTGCTGACGTATGTGAAAAATGAGTAA